In a single window of the Streptomyces sp. 846.5 genome:
- a CDS encoding glycosyltransferase — MSAPLRLGAVILTQGTRPVELKALLDSVAAQRGPAVQSVVVANGVPLADLPELPEGVRGVETAENLGIPGGRNVGIEAFGSNGSDVDVVLFLDDDGLLPQDDDAERIRAAFAAEPRLGIISFRIADPESGETQRRHVPRLRAADPMHSSKVTTFLGGASAVRSEVFATAGQLPGEFFYGHEETDLAWRALDAGWDIRYRADILLHHPKTPPSRHAIYNHNIARNRVWLARRNLPALLVPVYTGVWLLLTLARRPSLPAFRAWFAGFVEGWRTPCGPRRPIRWRTVWRMTRLGRPPVI; from the coding sequence ATGAGTGCCCCGCTGCGCCTGGGCGCGGTGATCCTCACCCAGGGCACCCGCCCGGTCGAGCTGAAGGCGCTGCTGGACTCCGTCGCCGCCCAGCGCGGCCCGGCCGTGCAGAGCGTGGTCGTCGCCAACGGCGTCCCGCTGGCGGACCTGCCCGAACTGCCCGAGGGCGTACGGGGAGTGGAGACCGCGGAGAACCTCGGCATCCCCGGCGGACGCAACGTCGGCATCGAGGCCTTCGGCAGCAACGGCTCCGACGTCGACGTGGTGCTCTTCCTCGACGACGACGGGCTGCTGCCGCAGGACGACGACGCCGAGCGGATCCGCGCCGCCTTCGCCGCCGAGCCGCGGCTGGGCATCATCAGCTTCCGGATCGCCGACCCGGAGAGCGGCGAGACCCAGCGCCGGCACGTGCCCAGGCTGCGCGCCGCCGACCCGATGCACTCCTCCAAGGTCACCACCTTCCTCGGCGGCGCCAGCGCCGTCCGCAGCGAGGTGTTCGCGACCGCGGGCCAGCTCCCCGGCGAGTTCTTCTACGGCCACGAGGAGACCGACCTGGCCTGGCGCGCCCTGGACGCGGGTTGGGACATCCGGTACCGGGCCGACATCCTGCTGCACCACCCGAAGACCCCGCCCAGCAGGCACGCGATCTACAACCACAACATCGCCCGCAACCGGGTCTGGCTGGCCCGGCGCAACCTGCCCGCCCTGCTGGTGCCGGTGTACACCGGGGTCTGGCTGCTGCTCACCCTGGCCCGGCGCCCCTCGCTGCCCGCGTTCAGGGCCTGGTTCGCCGGCTTCGTCGAGGGCTGGCGCACCCCCTGCGGTCCGCGCCGACCGATCCGCTGGCGCACGGTCTGGCGGATGACCAGACTGGGACGGCCGCCGGTGATCTGA
- a CDS encoding CDP-alcohol phosphatidyltransferase family protein: MLQRRSDEHWAGRLYMRKISSRITRHLVDAPVSPNQLTWLMMLTGILGGAALLVPGLAGAVLAALLIQAYLCLDCVDGELARWRKQTSTTGVYLDRVGHYMSEAALLTGAGLRAADLFKHVGAVNWMWAFLGTLAALGAIMIKAETDLVDVARIRRGLTAVKDSAAVPRASGVATARKLAAGLKFHRLIGGVEASLVLLAAGIADFAHGDLFFTRLAVAVLAGIAMLQTVLHLVSIVLSSRLR; the protein is encoded by the coding sequence ATGCTCCAGCGCCGCTCCGACGAGCACTGGGCCGGACGCCTCTACATGCGCAAGATCTCGTCCCGGATCACCCGGCACCTGGTCGACGCGCCGGTCAGCCCCAACCAGCTGACCTGGCTGATGATGCTCACCGGCATCCTGGGCGGCGCCGCGCTGCTCGTCCCGGGCCTGGCCGGGGCGGTCCTCGCCGCGCTGCTGATCCAGGCCTACCTCTGCCTGGACTGCGTCGACGGCGAGCTGGCCCGCTGGCGCAAGCAGACCTCCACCACCGGGGTCTACCTGGACCGGGTCGGCCACTACATGTCCGAGGCCGCGCTGCTCACCGGCGCCGGACTGCGGGCCGCCGACCTCTTCAAGCACGTCGGCGCCGTCAACTGGATGTGGGCCTTCCTCGGCACCCTGGCCGCGCTCGGCGCGATCATGATCAAGGCCGAGACCGACCTGGTGGACGTCGCCCGGATCCGCCGCGGACTCACCGCGGTCAAGGACTCGGCCGCGGTCCCGCGCGCCTCCGGCGTCGCCACGGCCCGCAAGCTGGCCGCCGGACTGAAGTTCCACCGGCTCATCGGCGGGGTCGAGGCCTCGCTGGTGCTGCTGGCCGCCGGGATCGCCGACTTCGCCCACGGAGACCTGTTCTTCACCCGGCTCGCGGTCGCGGTCCTGGCCGGGATCGCGATGCTCCAGACGGTACTGCACCTGGTTAGCATTGTGCTGTCAAGCAGGCTGAGATGA